Part of the Sciurus carolinensis chromosome 7, mSciCar1.2, whole genome shotgun sequence genome, TTCATCTCACGGGGAATTCTGTAGAGGAGCTTGGAGGTCTGCAGGTAGAGGAGCTTGGAGGTCTGCAGGTAGAGGACATGCTGGTGGTGCTTGTGGAGGAGGAACACCATGTAGCCACTGGCCCAGCCCATGACACCCTGGAAAGCAGCAACTCGAAGgaccatgagaacaataaaagtCCATCTGATTATCCTGTTTTCTGATTCAAAATAACAGTAATCATTGTTTTTACTGATATTTGAGGTTTTCAGGCTGTTGACATGTTTGATGTAAAATGGTAAGTTCATGCTTATCAAGGAATTGAGAATCCAGAAGAAGATCAACAAGGGAAGGATGTTCCAGgcagacctgggctgcagccttcTCCACCTGGAGGTTCTGGGCCTGATGGTGATGGCCTGGACCACCATGAGGAGACTGGTGGCACTGATGGACAGGCCCCGTGCCACCCTATTGAGGTAAATCAAAATCTTACAGCCTACATCATTCATGAGGTTTATTAACAGAAATCTGGATATTGTCATTATCATCCCTTTTGTAAGAAATGTTATGATATTTGTAAAGCCAAATGGATGAGAATAAGTTCTACAGATTTCACAGCACTTCTAAACAAGCATATATATTTCATAAGGACAAAGATGTTCCCCACAATGCCAAGTCCTGTTGCAAACATGAAGATTGTTCCCTTGGTAAGATTCAAAACCATTGCTTACTTCATAGGTAGAAAAACATGTGGATACAGCAACACCTTTCTGAAGGAAGCAACAGTGATGATGATATGTatctgcaaaatatttcatatcaGCAATTTTTTAGAATGTAAAAATAGTCAGGGTTTGTGTAATGGTGTTGATTTTTGTCCCAAGACATATTACTGTTCTCCTGACACTCTTTGTAGGTCATTCCATGTCATCTCAGATATTCAAAAATCTAAACTTTCAAcccagaatgtttttaaaaacttcatattAACATAGTCAATCTACTCATTAAATTCATAATGTCCTTCCTGTGTTCAATCTGTTCCTGTGTTCAAGCAGTTGCACAAAAAACCCCAATTCCCTAAGCaagaatttctctctcttttatttcattctatcaTATTCTCAGTTATTTAATTCCAAGAGCCAGGAGCTGATGTTTGACCTGACTGCCTTCCCCAAACACTatacacagaaaattttaaagtgttgttgcttcaatgtcttcaaaattttgtaAATTCAGCTAGTTACAAAATCcatatcatctttcattttgttttatattccttCCTAACTCTCACTTTGGTTCATCTAAGAAACTcccattataattttacatttgcaAGTTTTATATCTTTGAtgacaatacctttatatttctAAACTATTGAACACCAAAATGACTTtgtgatttcactccttacaaataatcagttgtatttttaaatcGTCAATAGAAAATCAAGCTGTATAACCTTGCAGATAGAATACCAGCAGTTAGAGATGATCAGGCAAAGGCTTCCAGGAACCAGTTTTTTCTCTGAGAAAACCAAATAACCAGGAGATGCAGCAAAGTAGGGTCCCTAGAAGAAACAAGGAATGCTCCTTTTTGAGGTTCTCTTTCTGTGTTAGGTAGGTGTGTAATGCCCCATCTGGACCCACACCTAACAGGTTAGACCAGTGAGCACGTCCATCCTATGCCCAGTTCTTtcaaaaaactcaagaaaaatttaCTGCTCCCCTGCTGCATAGTACTGGGCTTAGTTAAAAGTGTGAAACCTCCAACTACAGTAACAGACTGAAAAATCAGCAGGGATCCTCACAAGAGAAACTGATTTGAAACAACAGTTGTTGTTCATTGAACCTGCAACAAGAGGCATGTAGTGAAACTGACTTGCACACACAGAGATCACTACGGCAGCAGAAGGGACACTTCCAAACAGGCAATGCTGTGCACTTCAGGTCACACTAATGTAATGCAGGAGCTAAAATGGTGTCTGGAGAAACTGGTATCCAAACTTACGTGAAAACTGAGGAGCTGACAGAATCATAAAGCAGGGCAAATGGAGGCTGAGGAAGTCTGAGTTTTCCCAGATGCCCGACAGCacttctgtctttctgtcttcaGGACCCACCACAGAGCTCTCGATGAATCCACACCCTGTACACAGGGATAAAGAAGCTCCTGCATATCTACAGGGACCTCAGCTGTAAACGGCCCCTTCTTCTTCCTGGCCCAGATTCTACCTTCAGATGCATGAGAAGAGGAAAGATCCTGAGGCTCAGACCCTCTCAGCAACCCCCTTGCTCAGTCAGACAGAGGAAGATCTGTGCTGATGAGGGACTGTCACATGTGCCTGTGAGCAAACCAGAAACATCAGGTCAAATCAGACCCACTCACCTTGATGGCTGTGCTGCAGACAAGCTCTGCACTGGTCCTTCTGACAAGGGGCAGCTTCCCAGTTCCCATTTGTACATTCTGGCTTAGTGGAGCTCTTGCCTATCATGAACTACCACCAGGACTCCAGTTGTCTCAGTTGACACCTGTCAGGGAGAAGCAAAGCCCTGTAGAAACTCAGTCCCTGAAGGAGGATTTTCCCTCTCCCTACACAATTACTGCATTTCTTGGGCTCAGAGGTGATCTCAGTCTTAATTAAGAGCTGATTGTTTTAATAGAATAGTGTGCAGTGAGACAGTAACCAACTAGCCCATCATTTGTACCTAGTGCTTCAGTATCTCTGACCTTTTCCAATGTTTCCCTAAGTTCCATGCTGTGAACCAGATGGGACATGATTCTGAGGAATGGAATGAGtcacttctttcttcctcagtccttctttacactgagaaaaataatagatgaCAGTCCTTGGGACTCTGCTTTCTGACAGTCCCAAGCATGGATGTGGACAGGACAGATTCACTGCTCAACCTGTGTGCGTCAGCAGCTCAAGGTCTTTGCCACAGTTGTTGCTTTAGTATTTGTATATTAAGTAATAAACATGACTGGACAACTAGATGGGATCCCAAACCCTGATCAAACCCACCCTGTCATAGGAATCATCAGGGCTCTTGTATGAGTCCTCCTATCCAGTGTTCATTCTACCCTCAAGGGGCAAGTGCTAGCCCCTGGTGCAGAGGGATGGAAATGAACGTGGCCATAGGGCTGGGGTGAGAGGGGAGTGTGGGGGTTTTCCACATTCCACGTGGATGAGGGGGAGAGTTTCTGTCAGAGGACCATGGTGACAGTGATGAATTAAGaactaataaacttatctaatcaataaacaccaaaccaatactcttcaaatggAAAGTGTGTGACAGATTGCTTAATGCCACATCTGGCCTCCAAAAGGTGGAGAAGCCCCACCTTCATCTTTCTTTGTAGTCCCACAGGTAAAGGAGCTGGGACTGGGAGGGGCTGCTTCTGTGAGGATCAGGATGGAGTGGAGCTGGGGGAGCCATTTGGTTAGGGAACTAGCATATCCACTGATGCTAAGCCACTCACACACAGGGCCACCTACTCTGGGGTGATCTGGagccactctgtaggctctctcttcacattgctgagagtttcctttgctgagagaaagatttttagtttgaatctatcccagttgttgattcttgcttttatttcttgtgctatgggagtcctgttaaggaattctgatcctaagccaacaagttgaagatctggacctaatttttcttctataagatgcagggtctctggtctggttccaaggtccttgataaattgtgagttgagttttgtgtgtggggagagaaaggggtatattttcattctgttgcatatggatttccagttttcccagcaccatttgttgaacagggtGTCTTTTCTCcgttgtatatttttggcacctttgtctagtatgagaaaattgtatttgtttgagtttttgtctgtgtcctctattctataccattgacctacctgtctattttggtgccaataccatgccatttttgatactattgcattgtagtatagttgaagttctggtattgcgataccccctgcttcactctttctgctttgGATTgtcttagctattctgggtttcatattcttccagaagaattttatgattgcttgctctacttctgtgaggtatatcattgagattttaattggaattgcattgaatctgtatagcacttttggtagtatggccatttagacaatattaattctgcctatccaagaacatgggaaatctttccatctctacggttttctttaatttctttctttagtgttctgtagttctcattgtagaggtctttcacctcttttgttagattgtttcccaagtgattttttttttcctgaggccattgtgaatggggtatttttcctaacacAGTTtctgaggatttatcacttatatataaaaatgtattagatcAATGATCcctgatcttgtaacctgctactttactgaattcacttatgagttctgaatgttttctggtggaatttcctggttgctctaaatatataatcatgtcattagcaaatagggatagtttgatttcttctttttctattcatatcctttaatttctttcttctgtctaattgctctggctacagttttaagaacaatgttgaatagaagtgatgaaagtgggtatccctgccttgttccagtttttcatgggaatgctttcagtttttcaccatttagaatgatattggccatgggcttaatgtaggtggcctttacaatgttaaggaatgtttcgactgtccctatattttctagtgatttgagcatgaagggatgctgtattttatcaaatgattttactGCATCCATCacagtaatcatgtgattcttgacattaAGTATGTTGATAtcgtgaattacatttattcatttccagatgttgaacgaaccttgcatctctgggataagaACCACTTGAACGTGGTGCACaatctatttaatatatttttgcaaactacttgctaaaattttgttgagaatatttgggTTGATGTTCATttagatattggtctgaaattttcctttctttatgtgtCTCTTTCTGTTAAGGTATCAGGGTTATATAGCCTTCATAGAATGAAGGAtatggaagggttcccttctcttctatttcctggaatactttgaggagcattggaatgagctcttctttaaaggttttttttttttttcttcacaaggacttactttttattatttattttttatttttttattgtaaacaaatgggatacatgttgtttctctgtttgtacatggcgtaaaggcataccatttgtgtaatcataaaattacatacggtaatgttgtttgattcattctgttattgtttcacttccctcccatccctcccacaccttttccctctatacagtccttacttcATCCATTCtggcccccctccctaaccctaaatctaaccctaacactaaccccacccaccccccgttatgtgtcatcatccacttattagcgatatcattcgtcctttgattttttgagattggcttatctcacttagcatgatattctccaatttcatccatttgcctgcaaatgccataattttatcattctttatggctgagtaatattccattgtatatatataccacagtttctctatccattcatcaattgaaggacatctaggttggttccataatctggctattgtgaactgagcagctatgaacattgatgtggctgtatctctataatatgctgattttaagtcctttgggtataggccaaggagtaggatagctgggtcaaatggtggttccattccaagttttctaaggagtctccacactgctttccagagtagctgcactaattttcagccccaccagcaatgtatgagtgtacctttctccccacatcctcgccaacacctgttgttgcttgtattcttgataatcgccaatctaattggggtgagatgaaatcttagggtggttttaatttgcatttctcttattactagagatgttgaacatttttccatgtatttgttgattgcttgtagatcttcttctgtgaaatgtctattcatttccttagcccatttgtcaattggattatttgcattctgggtgtagagttttttgagttctttatagattctggagattagtgctctatctgaagtatgattggcaaagattttctcccactctgtaggctctttcttcgcattgctgagagtttcctttgctgagagaaagctatttagcttgaatctatcccagttattgattcttgcttttatttcttgtgctatgggagtcctgttgaggaattctggtcctaagccgacatgttgaagctctggacctacattttcttctataagatgaagagtctctggtgtgattccgaggtccttaatccattttgagtttagtttcgtgcataggtgagagatatgggtttagattcattctgttgcatattgatttccaattttcccagcaccatttgttgaagaggctatcttttctccattgcatatttttggcccctttgtctagtatgagaaaatagtaattatttgggtttgtgtccgtgtcctctattctgtaccattgatccaactttttattttggtaccaataccatgctgtttttgttactattgctttgtagtacagttgaagatctggtattgtgataccccctgcttcactctttctactgaggattgctttagctattctgggttttttattcttccagatgaatttcataatttcttgctctatttctgtaaggtacatcattgggatttaattggaattgcattgaatctgtatagcacttttcgtagtatggcaattttgacattattaattcttctatccaagaacatgggagatctttccatcttctgaggttttctttcatttctttctttagtgttctgtagttcttactgtagaggtctttcacctcttttgtgagattttttcccaagtattttatttttttcagagctattgtgaatggggtagttttcctaatttctctttctgaagattcatcacttatgtataaaaaggccttagatttaagtgcattgatcttatatcctgctacattactgaattcacttatgagatctaatagtttcctggtggaatttcctggttcctctaagtatacaatcatatcatcagcaaatagggatagtttgagttcttctttcctattcgtatccctttaatttctttgatctgtctaattgctctggctggagcttcaaggacgatattgaatagaagtggtgaaagagggcatccctgccttattccagtctttagagggaatgctttcagtttttctccatttagaatgatattagccatgggcttagcatagatggcctttacaatgttaaggaatgttcccactatccctagtttttctagtgttttgagcatgaaggggtgctgtattttatcaaatgctttttctgcttctatcgaaataatcatgtgattcttgactttaagtctattgatatggtgaattacatttattgatttcctgatgttgaaccaaccttgcatccctgggatgaaacccacttgatcatggtgcactatcttcttaatatgtttttgtatgcgatttgctaaagttttgttgaaaatttttgcgtcgatgttcattaaggatattggtctgaaattttctttcctcgatgtctctctgtctggttcaggtatcaggaaaatattggcttcatattatgagtttgggagggttccctcctcttctattttatggaacactttgagcagtattggaatgagctcttctttaaaggttttgtgg contains:
- the LOC124989401 gene encoding LOW QUALITY PROTEIN: putative vomeronasal receptor-like protein 4 (The sequence of the model RefSeq protein was modified relative to this genomic sequence to represent the inferred CDS: inserted 1 base in 1 codon), translating into MVLNLTKGTIFMFATGLGIVGNIFVLMKYICLFRSAVKSVELILIHLXFTNIITFLTKGMIMTISRFLLINLMNDVGCKILIYLNRVARGLSISATSLLMVVQAITIRPRTSRWRRLQPRSAWNILPLLIFFWILNSLISMNLPFYIKHVNSLKTSNISKNNDYCYFESENRIIRWTFIVLMVLRVAAFQGVMGWASGYMVFLLHKHHQHVLYLQTSKLLYLQTSKLLYRIPREMKAAQSVLLLMLCFLFFYWTDCFTSLYLTFSLGTDSITNGLHEFLTIDYAIVSPFLQIHREGHFTTCWFAQ